Proteins encoded together in one Verrucomicrobiota bacterium window:
- a CDS encoding 2-dehydropantoate 2-reductase translates to MRICVFGAGGLGGFFGGWLAASGADVTFIARGRHFEAMEQRGLDVRSGFGNKMISPVKVVEDPKQVGGIDILVFAVKSFDLPEAVSHCQPHIEPGTLIVSLLNGVDWVDTLRGAFPECPLAAGITMVPSNILSPGIIQHQGSNKSIVLGVVGGGTPDSLVTFGELMNQAHIDARIIENPEVSLWREFIGWSAGAGVTSLCRQPFGVIQEDSALKKTVKAAMEEVAALARAKNIAISDDTVSAMMNRFLSLPPSAKSSMLVDLEKGKPIELEAGPGTVVRQSQNKGIDTPVNRAILAALGPFANGQ, encoded by the coding sequence ATGAGGATCTGTGTTTTCGGAGCAGGCGGACTCGGCGGTTTTTTCGGCGGTTGGCTTGCTGCTAGTGGAGCGGACGTGACGTTTATCGCCCGTGGAAGGCACTTTGAGGCAATGGAGCAGCGCGGCCTTGATGTTCGGAGCGGTTTTGGCAACAAGATGATCTCTCCGGTGAAGGTAGTCGAGGATCCGAAACAAGTTGGGGGAATCGATATTCTGGTTTTCGCAGTAAAATCATTTGATCTGCCTGAAGCCGTTTCGCACTGCCAACCTCATATCGAGCCAGGAACCTTGATTGTCTCTCTTTTGAATGGGGTGGATTGGGTCGATACTTTGCGAGGAGCTTTTCCCGAATGCCCGCTCGCGGCCGGGATCACTATGGTGCCCTCCAACATCCTTTCACCCGGCATCATCCAGCACCAAGGTTCAAATAAATCTATCGTCTTGGGGGTGGTTGGCGGGGGGACTCCCGATTCACTCGTGACGTTTGGAGAATTAATGAACCAGGCTCATATCGACGCCCGGATCATTGAAAATCCTGAGGTTTCGCTATGGAGGGAGTTCATTGGCTGGTCAGCAGGCGCTGGGGTTACGAGCCTTTGCCGTCAACCTTTCGGAGTGATCCAGGAGGATTCGGCTCTGAAAAAAACGGTGAAGGCAGCAATGGAAGAGGTGGCGGCACTCGCGAGAGCTAAAAATATAGCGATTTCCGACGATACCGTTTCAGCAATGATGAATAGGTTTCTTAGCCTTCCGCCATCGGCAAAGTCTTCGATGTTGGTTGACTTAGAGAAGGGGAAACCAATCGAGCTGGAAGCGGGTCCAGGAACAGTTGTCCGCCAGTCACAAAACAAGGGAATCGATACTCCAGTCAATAGAGCCATCCTTGCGGCACTGGGACCGTTCGCGAACGGACAATGA